One window of Litoribacterium kuwaitense genomic DNA carries:
- a CDS encoding NAD-dependent malic enzyme — translation MSIIIRLEMDRSNGSFGNVASVVSEAGGDLVAIDVIKEAKDRTTRDVTVRVASQSHADEVVKKVSSIRNVKVVHVSDRTFLVHLGGKIEMRPKSPIKNRDDLSRVYTPEVARISQAIYENPDLAHTLTIKRNTVAVVSDGSAVLGLGNIGAKAAMPVMEGKAMLFKQLAKIDALPVCLDTQDTEELIRIIKAMAPTYGGINLEDIASPRCFEIEERLTEELDIPVFHDDQHGTAVVILAGLLNALKIANKPIEDVKVVVCGIGAAGIASTKMLLNAGVKNVIGVDREGALVKGKPYAHKMWEWYAEHTNPNEETGTLSDVLKGADVFIGVSAPNLLTVDDLKNMNDDPIVFAMANPLPEISPELAEPHVRVLATGRSDFPNQINNVLCFPGIFRGALDSRATKITENMKLAAAQAIASSISDDELNEDYIIPSVFNQDVVNLVSKAVADAAHADGVARKL, via the coding sequence ATGAGCATTATTATTCGTTTGGAGATGGATCGATCAAATGGAAGCTTCGGGAACGTAGCTAGCGTTGTTTCTGAGGCTGGAGGAGACCTAGTAGCAATTGACGTCATAAAAGAAGCGAAAGATCGGACAACCCGTGACGTGACAGTGAGAGTGGCAAGTCAGTCGCATGCCGATGAGGTTGTCAAGAAAGTGAGTAGCATTCGGAATGTGAAGGTCGTTCACGTATCTGATCGCACCTTTCTCGTTCATCTAGGCGGAAAGATTGAAATGCGTCCAAAGAGCCCGATTAAAAACCGTGACGATTTATCACGGGTCTATACGCCAGAAGTGGCTCGTATTTCGCAAGCCATTTACGAAAACCCTGACCTTGCCCATACATTAACCATTAAACGGAATACCGTTGCTGTCGTTTCGGATGGATCGGCAGTGCTAGGGCTTGGGAATATCGGTGCAAAAGCGGCAATGCCTGTGATGGAAGGGAAAGCGATGCTTTTTAAACAGCTTGCCAAAATTGATGCTCTACCCGTTTGTTTAGATACGCAAGACACTGAAGAGCTTATTCGGATTATTAAAGCCATGGCACCTACATATGGTGGCATAAATTTAGAGGACATTGCTTCCCCGCGCTGTTTTGAGATTGAGGAGCGACTGACGGAGGAGCTCGATATCCCTGTTTTTCATGATGACCAGCATGGAACGGCTGTTGTCATTTTGGCAGGGCTGTTAAATGCGTTGAAGATCGCGAACAAGCCCATTGAAGACGTAAAGGTCGTCGTTTGTGGCATTGGTGCGGCGGGCATTGCTAGCACAAAGATGCTCTTGAATGCAGGTGTGAAAAATGTCATTGGCGTCGATCGTGAAGGGGCGCTCGTGAAAGGAAAGCCTTATGCGCATAAAATGTGGGAGTGGTATGCTGAACATACCAACCCAAATGAAGAAACAGGAACGTTATCTGATGTGCTCAAAGGTGCTGATGTCTTTATCGGTGTATCAGCACCAAACTTGTTGACGGTAGACGACTTAAAAAATATGAATGACGACCCGATCGTTTTTGCTATGGCAAATCCGCTTCCGGAAATCTCTCCAGAGCTCGCAGAACCACATGTGCGTGTGCTTGCGACGGGCCGGTCAGATTTTCCGAACCAGATTAATAATGTCCTTTGTTTTCCAGGCATTTTCCGCGGTGCGCTTGACAGTCGGGCCACGAAAATTACGGAGAATATGAAGCTGGCTGCTGCCCAAGCGATCGCTTCATCCATTAGCGACGATGAGTTAAACGAAGATTACATTATTCCGAGTGTGTTTAATCAGGACGTCGTTAATCTTGTGAGTAAAGCTGTCGCAGATGCAGCACACGCAGACGGTGTCGCTCGTAAGCTTTGA
- a CDS encoding HAD family hydrolase: MAKLILFDVDGVLLSEERYFDASALTVWELLTSDKYLGLDGEAFSPAPSEEDIRAIRKTVFHDDEVLSFIKGRGINANWDMVYLTFSHQMLRVLAEIVKEDRTFVEDFLKEDITYEKLGMLREKAEGLSFTPDYATFVPDFSASTAEKQAILLYLNDIAWNALQIETNVFSRSSVLWDVCQEAFQEWYLGDALVEKSIGKAPRQTGKKGFLEDEIPIVEPKKMAGVLQELKNKGFTLGIGTGRPTIETLVPLEALGLLSYFDKDRIVSASDVLDAERLYPTKAPLAKPQPYCYVQGWLTKDVPVEEAINHPLPLSKKGEVYVVGDSLADYMAAKTMDVTFVATLTGLSGQKARASFEERNADYILNDASEILSIFAD, translated from the coding sequence ATGGCAAAACTCATTTTATTTGATGTGGACGGCGTACTCTTGAGCGAGGAGCGCTATTTCGATGCTTCAGCGCTGACCGTCTGGGAGCTACTGACAAGCGACAAGTATTTAGGTCTTGATGGAGAGGCATTTTCACCTGCGCCATCGGAGGAGGACATTCGAGCAATTCGTAAAACCGTCTTTCACGACGACGAAGTGCTTTCTTTTATTAAAGGCAGAGGAATTAACGCCAACTGGGACATGGTTTATCTAACATTCTCCCATCAAATGCTTCGCGTATTGGCGGAAATTGTTAAAGAGGACCGCACTTTTGTAGAAGACTTCTTAAAAGAAGACATTACATATGAAAAACTCGGAATGCTTCGAGAAAAGGCAGAAGGCTTATCCTTCACGCCAGATTATGCGACGTTTGTTCCAGATTTTTCAGCAAGCACTGCTGAAAAGCAAGCGATTTTACTTTATTTAAACGACATCGCCTGGAACGCTCTACAAATTGAAACGAACGTATTTTCACGCTCCAGTGTGCTTTGGGACGTCTGTCAGGAAGCGTTTCAGGAATGGTACCTTGGTGATGCACTCGTAGAAAAATCGATCGGAAAAGCGCCTCGGCAAACTGGAAAGAAAGGGTTTCTTGAAGACGAAATTCCCATTGTCGAGCCAAAAAAAATGGCAGGTGTCTTACAAGAACTTAAAAATAAAGGCTTTACCTTAGGGATCGGAACGGGACGTCCGACGATCGAAACGCTCGTCCCATTAGAAGCACTCGGTCTCTTATCTTATTTTGATAAAGACCGTATTGTTTCGGCAAGTGACGTCCTCGATGCTGAACGACTTTATCCGACCAAAGCACCGCTCGCCAAACCGCAGCCATATTGCTACGTCCAAGGCTGGCTGACGAAAGATGTACCTGTGGAAGAAGCAATCAATCACCCGCTCCCGCTGTCTAAAAAAGGCGAGGTCTATGTCGTCGGAGATTCACTTGCTGACTATATGGCGGCAAAAACAATGGACGTCACCTTTGTCGCCACATTAACAGGTCTGTCTGGACAAAAAGCACGCGCCTCTTTTGAAGAGCGCAACGCCGATTACATTTTAAATGACGCAAGTGAAATCTTAAGCATTTTTGCAGACTAA
- a CDS encoding universal stress protein yields the protein MLQDILLAADGSDHSVRAAEKVVEMTGGNGTVEVVYVIDSSSSKHDVLHHQSQEEIEQERRQRMKRVEDVFANTSLSVEVFFLHGEPGPTIVEFANRRPYDCVVIGSRGLNKLQSMVLGSVSHKVAKRVQWPVLIIK from the coding sequence GTGTTACAAGATATTTTACTTGCCGCGGATGGTTCTGATCACTCAGTCCGTGCGGCTGAAAAAGTTGTCGAAATGACTGGTGGAAACGGGACGGTCGAGGTCGTATACGTCATAGATAGCAGCTCGTCCAAACACGATGTCTTACATCACCAAAGTCAAGAAGAAATCGAGCAGGAAAGGCGTCAGCGCATGAAGCGGGTAGAGGATGTATTTGCAAATACGTCGCTGTCTGTTGAAGTCTTTTTCTTGCACGGAGAGCCAGGTCCAACAATTGTTGAGTTTGCCAACCGCAGACCGTATGATTGTGTTGTCATCGGAAGTCGGGGGCTGAACAAATTACAAAGCATGGTGCTTGGGAGCGTTAGTCATAAAGTAGCTAAACGTGTACAATGGCCTGTTCTCATTATTAAGTAA
- a CDS encoding Gfo/Idh/MocA family protein, protein MRQLKIGVIGAGSISHAHLGAYQASEHAHLQAICDMNEERAREQAKTYDIADVYTDYHELLASPNVEAVSICTWNNSHAEIAIAALEAGKDVLVEKPLCKTMEEAYAVQEAVKRTGRKLQVGFVRRFGGNTDLAKTFIDAGDLGDIYYAKTSVLRRLGNPGGWFADIERSGGGPVIDVGVHVIDLCWYLMGRPKVTSISANTYKKLGNRPNIKNLEFYKAADYDASKNDVEDLANALIRFENGASLAVDCSFTLHKRKDELSATIFGDKGGAEIEPELYLVGEKHHTILNIEPQVDERTFSFEKGFQAQIEGFIQYCFGEGENRSPVEDGVEVMKMLTGIYESAKQQKEIVF, encoded by the coding sequence ATGAGACAACTGAAGATTGGCGTCATTGGTGCAGGAAGCATTAGTCATGCTCATTTAGGTGCATATCAGGCAAGTGAACACGCACATTTACAGGCGATTTGTGATATGAATGAAGAGCGTGCGCGCGAGCAAGCAAAAACGTACGATATCGCTGATGTGTATACCGATTATCATGAGCTTTTAGCAAGCCCTAATGTGGAAGCGGTTTCGATATGTACGTGGAATAACAGCCATGCGGAAATTGCGATTGCAGCGTTAGAAGCAGGGAAAGATGTCCTTGTCGAAAAGCCACTTTGTAAAACGATGGAAGAAGCGTATGCGGTTCAGGAGGCAGTCAAACGGACAGGACGGAAGCTTCAAGTCGGTTTCGTTCGCCGTTTTGGAGGCAATACGGACTTGGCTAAAACGTTTATTGATGCAGGTGACTTAGGTGACATTTATTATGCGAAGACATCGGTGCTTCGCCGTTTAGGAAACCCTGGCGGCTGGTTTGCGGATATTGAGCGCTCTGGTGGCGGACCAGTCATTGATGTAGGGGTTCATGTCATTGACTTGTGTTGGTATCTTATGGGTCGTCCGAAAGTGACATCGATTTCAGCGAACACTTATAAAAAGCTTGGTAACCGGCCGAACATTAAAAATTTAGAGTTTTATAAAGCGGCAGATTACGATGCATCGAAAAATGATGTTGAAGATTTAGCCAATGCACTTATTCGCTTTGAAAATGGCGCTTCGTTGGCAGTCGATTGTAGCTTTACATTACATAAGCGAAAAGATGAATTAAGCGCCACCATTTTTGGCGACAAGGGTGGAGCCGAAATTGAGCCTGAGCTGTATCTCGTTGGGGAGAAGCATCATACAATTTTAAATATTGAACCTCAGGTCGATGAGCGTACGTTTAGCTTTGAAAAAGGGTTTCAAGCACAAATTGAAGGATTTATTCAATATTGCTTCGGTGAAGGAGAGAATCGAAGCCCGGTCGAAGACGGCGTAGAAGTCATGAAAATGTTAACCGGCATATACGAATCAGCAAAACAACAAAAGGAAATTGTGTTTTAA
- a CDS encoding low temperature-induced protein has protein sequence MTERRYVVAGLLQNRQDAIRIIEVLKRRAYDEEQISIVARDEEDREEVAEKTGAEDALASLEENATKKGLGLGLSSGMLTGGFAGLLAELAAFTLPGVGPVIAAGPLLSTLTGAAVGAGAGGLIGGLIGYGVPKEDARHYEQLIQSGHVLVVVETNTEAESNSVLKRFSGHQAKDAHIYEKKST, from the coding sequence TTGACAGAACGGCGATATGTTGTCGCAGGTCTTTTGCAAAATCGCCAAGATGCAATACGCATCATCGAGGTTCTTAAAAGGAGAGCCTATGATGAAGAGCAGATTTCTATCGTTGCGAGAGATGAAGAAGATCGTGAAGAGGTTGCTGAGAAAACAGGAGCAGAAGATGCCTTAGCCTCTTTGGAGGAGAACGCCACAAAAAAAGGTTTAGGTCTGGGACTGTCTAGTGGCATGCTAACAGGTGGATTTGCTGGTTTACTTGCGGAATTGGCTGCTTTTACTTTGCCTGGCGTCGGTCCTGTCATTGCTGCAGGTCCGCTGCTTTCTACGCTTACGGGTGCGGCGGTAGGTGCTGGAGCGGGAGGTTTGATAGGTGGACTGATCGGTTATGGTGTACCGAAAGAAGATGCTCGTCATTATGAGCAGCTCATCCAGTCAGGCCATGTGCTTGTTGTTGTAGAAACAAATACAGAAGCCGAAAGTAACTCTGTTTTAAAGAGGTTTTCTGGACATCAAGCAAAAGATGCTCATATCTATGAGAAAAAAAGTACGTAA
- a CDS encoding phytoene desaturase family protein, which produces MKKAIVIGGGLGGLATAIRLAAEGCQVTLLEKNERVGGKLNIRSGSGYTFDTGPSILTMPWVLDSLFASANKNRADYMEFIRIEPQWRTFFEDGTTVDLTSDLPKLMRQLESISPVAATEFFSYLSYSKKMYDTCLKSFYNESISGVNDLRKLHTLEELMSLDPMRTVAQASAKHFSHPHLQQLFNFLVMYVGASPYQAPAVLSQLAYVQLGLGIYYVKGGMYNIARGMSRLLEELGVHVKTNTEVEEIVTKGSQVTAVKTTEGEIFEADVIVSNLEAIPSYTMLFKGKGASRAKKALKQLKKFNPSVSGHVMLLGMDRAYDHLAHHNFFFSKNPEKEFSQMFTDRIPADDPTIYIGVSAKTDASQAPSGTDNLFVLTHVPPMAMDEDQWTTDAEHYRHVIMHKLNRMGLPLHSDNIVWEHQFTPTDLKQLYGANGGSIYGTVADKKVNGGFRVPNRSEVFDNLYLVGGSTHPGGGVPMATLSGLLTAELMIENHITPLRKARA; this is translated from the coding sequence TTGAAAAAAGCAATCGTTATTGGTGGCGGTTTAGGTGGCTTGGCTACAGCAATCAGATTGGCGGCAGAGGGATGCCAAGTCACTTTACTAGAAAAGAATGAGCGCGTGGGTGGTAAATTAAATATTCGGAGTGGATCAGGCTACACCTTTGACACAGGACCTTCCATTTTAACGATGCCTTGGGTATTAGATAGCCTTTTTGCTAGTGCAAATAAAAACCGTGCCGATTATATGGAATTCATCCGCATTGAACCTCAATGGCGTACCTTTTTTGAAGACGGAACGACAGTTGATTTAACGTCGGATCTTCCAAAGCTTATGAGGCAGCTTGAAAGCATCTCTCCCGTTGCTGCCACAGAATTTTTCAGTTACCTTTCCTATTCAAAAAAGATGTACGATACGTGTTTGAAAAGCTTTTATAATGAAAGTATTTCCGGCGTCAATGACCTAAGAAAATTACATACACTGGAGGAATTGATGTCCCTTGACCCGATGCGAACTGTGGCACAAGCATCCGCCAAGCACTTCTCTCACCCTCACTTGCAACAGCTGTTTAACTTTCTCGTCATGTACGTCGGCGCGTCTCCTTACCAGGCACCTGCCGTTCTCTCACAGCTTGCCTATGTTCAGCTCGGCTTAGGTATTTATTATGTCAAAGGCGGAATGTACAATATCGCTCGTGGAATGTCACGCCTTTTAGAAGAACTTGGTGTTCACGTTAAAACGAATACTGAAGTCGAGGAAATTGTTACAAAAGGAAGCCAGGTCACTGCGGTCAAGACGACAGAGGGAGAAATATTTGAAGCCGATGTCATCGTTTCTAACTTAGAAGCGATTCCATCGTATACGATGCTGTTTAAAGGAAAAGGTGCTTCCCGAGCTAAGAAGGCGTTAAAGCAATTAAAAAAATTCAATCCAAGTGTCTCTGGCCATGTCATGCTGCTAGGGATGGATCGAGCGTATGATCACTTAGCCCATCATAACTTTTTCTTTTCCAAAAACCCTGAAAAAGAATTTTCACAAATGTTTACCGATCGTATTCCGGCAGATGATCCGACGATCTATATTGGCGTTTCTGCGAAGACCGACGCAAGCCAAGCCCCCTCTGGAACAGACAATCTTTTTGTCCTGACACACGTGCCACCAATGGCGATGGACGAAGACCAATGGACGACGGATGCTGAACACTACCGCCATGTCATCATGCACAAGCTCAACCGAATGGGTCTCCCCCTCCATTCAGACAATATTGTTTGGGAGCACCAGTTTACACCGACCGACTTGAAACAGCTTTATGGTGCCAACGGAGGCTCGATATATGGCACCGTAGCCGATAAAAAGGTGAACGGCGGCTTTCGCGTTCCTAACCGCAGCGAAGTGTTTGACAACCTGTACCTCGTCGGCGGATCAACGCACCCCGGTGGCGGCGTACCAATGGCAACACTGTCTGGCTTGTTGACCGCAGAGCTGATGATTGAAAATCATATTACACCACTACGGAAGGCACGTGCTTAA
- a CDS encoding methyltransferase family protein — protein MWVQLIFIVATLAWALEGVLFRSTKKVRDASFTYVTAAMLFTITVIILDGIFHWSTIENTVLWQSLGVLLYAGGICLRYWGIIQMAGSFSRLVQRPERLISSGPFQFLRHPLYFALLLVTTGLSLYVGTTFGLVSSVLLLFPVLAWRAKNEEKVLHKWFGAPYLAYAKNKKRIIPFIY, from the coding sequence ATGTGGGTTCAACTTATTTTTATTGTAGCAACGCTCGCTTGGGCATTAGAAGGTGTTCTTTTCCGCTCGACAAAAAAAGTGCGCGATGCTTCCTTCACTTATGTGACAGCAGCGATGCTTTTTACGATTACTGTCATTATTCTTGATGGCATTTTCCACTGGTCAACCATTGAAAACACCGTGCTTTGGCAAAGCTTAGGCGTTTTGCTTTACGCAGGAGGAATTTGCTTACGTTACTGGGGCATTATACAAATGGCAGGCTCTTTTTCTCGCCTCGTGCAGCGTCCAGAACGATTAATCTCTTCAGGACCTTTTCAATTTTTACGTCACCCGCTTTACTTCGCACTGCTATTAGTGACGACAGGTCTAAGCCTTTACGTTGGCACGACTTTCGGGTTGGTGTCTTCGGTGCTTTTGCTATTTCCTGTTTTAGCATGGCGGGCAAAAAATGAAGAAAAAGTATTACACAAATGGTTTGGCGCACCCTATCTAGCTTATGCAAAGAATAAAAAGCGAATCATTCCGTTCATTTATTAG
- the asnB gene encoding asparagine synthase (glutamine-hydrolyzing): MCGFVGCVWDAAQGQEQVNETFKQMTNVITHRGPDDAGFFQDDYVQFGFRRLSIIDVESGHQPLSYENEKYWIIFNGEIYNYIELRAELAEEGYTFETKSDTETIVALFAARGKDAVKRLRGMFAFIIWDKEKREAFGARDPFGIKPFFYKEQDGRLLAASEKKSLLMAEADHDLNETALQHYLTFQYVPEPFSMHEDIQKLLPGHCFTKKPGQPLAIETYWQASFSPVQQSRDEAMTAIQDVLRDSVGVHMRSDVPVGSFLSGGIDSSAIVSIAKDFHSDILTFSVGFDHEGFSEVDVARETAEVLGVKNIFHMITPEEYMNELPRIIWHMDDPLADPAAIPLYFVAREARKHVKVVLSGEGADELFGGYNIYREPQSLQPFNYIPVTFKKLLRKLAAVLPEGMRGKSFIERGCTPLEERYIGNAKMFTEEEKKRLLQSYDASQAYQTMTKPLYDAIQGYPDVNRMQYIDIHTWLRGDILLKADKMTMAHSLELRVPFLDKEVFKVASTLDPSLKITGGTTKAILREAMRDIVPSHVLDRKKLGFPVPIRHWLKNEMYDWAKNLIQVSGTEKYLNKAVVLELLENHRIGKGDYSRKIWTVLMFMLWHQIYVERVYDFEAEMLGNQQAMSV, from the coding sequence ATGTGTGGATTTGTAGGTTGTGTATGGGATGCAGCACAGGGGCAGGAACAGGTCAATGAAACGTTTAAACAAATGACCAATGTCATTACGCATAGAGGTCCCGATGACGCTGGATTTTTCCAAGATGACTACGTACAATTTGGTTTTCGTCGACTTAGCATTATTGATGTAGAAAGCGGACATCAGCCGTTAAGTTATGAAAATGAAAAATACTGGATTATTTTTAATGGTGAAATATACAATTATATCGAGTTGCGAGCAGAGCTGGCAGAAGAAGGGTATACGTTTGAAACGAAGTCGGATACAGAAACAATTGTCGCTTTATTTGCCGCGCGTGGAAAAGACGCAGTCAAGCGTTTAAGAGGCATGTTTGCTTTTATCATTTGGGATAAAGAGAAACGAGAGGCGTTTGGTGCTCGAGATCCATTTGGCATAAAGCCTTTTTTCTACAAGGAGCAGGACGGGCGATTGCTCGCTGCATCTGAGAAAAAAAGCTTGCTGATGGCAGAAGCAGACCACGACTTAAACGAGACAGCGCTTCAGCACTATTTAACTTTCCAATATGTACCGGAACCTTTTAGTATGCACGAAGATATTCAGAAGCTATTACCGGGTCATTGTTTTACGAAAAAGCCAGGACAACCATTGGCGATCGAAACCTATTGGCAAGCTTCATTTTCACCGGTACAGCAAAGTCGTGATGAAGCAATGACTGCAATTCAAGACGTGCTAAGAGATTCCGTCGGCGTACATATGCGCAGTGATGTACCGGTTGGGTCTTTTTTATCTGGCGGGATCGATTCTTCAGCCATCGTATCGATTGCTAAAGATTTCCACTCGGACATTTTGACTTTTTCTGTAGGATTTGACCATGAAGGTTTTAGTGAGGTAGATGTAGCTCGGGAAACGGCAGAGGTACTTGGTGTTAAAAATATCTTCCATATGATTACACCGGAAGAGTATATGAACGAGCTTCCAAGAATTATTTGGCATATGGACGATCCGCTGGCAGATCCAGCAGCGATTCCGCTTTATTTTGTTGCTCGGGAAGCTCGCAAGCACGTTAAAGTCGTTCTCTCAGGGGAAGGGGCAGATGAGCTCTTTGGTGGATATAACATTTATCGTGAGCCGCAGTCACTTCAACCGTTTAACTATATTCCTGTGACGTTTAAGAAGCTGCTCCGCAAGCTTGCAGCCGTTCTTCCTGAAGGAATGCGTGGGAAAAGCTTTATCGAACGAGGGTGTACGCCTCTCGAAGAGCGCTATATTGGAAATGCGAAAATGTTTACTGAGGAAGAGAAGAAACGACTTCTTCAGTCATATGATGCTTCACAAGCATACCAAACGATGACGAAACCACTTTATGACGCGATTCAAGGCTATCCAGATGTGAATCGAATGCAGTACATTGATATCCATACTTGGCTTCGTGGAGACATTCTCCTCAAAGCAGACAAAATGACGATGGCACATTCACTTGAGCTACGTGTTCCATTTTTGGACAAGGAAGTCTTTAAAGTCGCTTCTACCCTTGATCCGTCATTGAAAATCACAGGAGGCACGACGAAAGCGATCTTGCGCGAAGCGATGCGCGACATCGTGCCGTCACACGTGCTCGACCGCAAGAAATTAGGTTTTCCAGTACCGATCCGCCATTGGTTAAAAAATGAAATGTATGATTGGGCAAAGAATTTAATTCAGGTGAGTGGGACAGAAAAATATTTAAACAAAGCTGTCGTACTCGAGCTGTTGGAAAATCATCGTATTGGTAAGGGCGATTACAGTCGGAAAATCTGGACGGTGTTAATGTTTATGCTTTGGCATCAAATATACGTGGAGCGAGTGTATGATTTTGAGGCTGAGATGCTAGGCAATCAGCAAGCGATGTCTGTATAG
- a CDS encoding C39 family peptidase, with the protein MTDIQWLFVVLCLLLLLIGFLKLLRTRKTTIFITFILFSGLMCLGFTVKNDAFSMQWLAQASPGGPSTMGVSQSSHVPKQLPRPDEQRINVPGIKQHPELPRGCEVTALAMLLQHAGVETDKMTLAEEIAKDPTPYEKTGDKVTFGNPHIGFVGDMEDLRQPGFGVYHGPIQDLAESYLPNQTVNLTGLPFASILETVGQGQPVWVITTIHFAPVPQSDFTTWQTDAGPITTTYREHSAVITGYNDTHVFINDPTDGSTNKEIPMEQFKQAWEQMGSQAITIQQSSPS; encoded by the coding sequence TTGACTGACATTCAGTGGCTTTTTGTCGTCTTATGCCTACTCTTATTGTTGATCGGCTTTTTAAAGCTTTTACGCACCCGAAAAACAACAATCTTTATTACGTTTATTTTATTTTCAGGTTTAATGTGCCTTGGTTTCACTGTAAAAAATGACGCTTTTTCGATGCAATGGCTCGCACAAGCATCCCCTGGCGGACCCTCGACTATGGGTGTCTCGCAATCAAGCCATGTTCCAAAACAGCTTCCGCGACCAGATGAGCAACGGATTAACGTTCCCGGCATTAAACAACACCCTGAGCTACCACGAGGATGTGAAGTCACCGCCTTAGCCATGCTCTTACAGCATGCTGGCGTCGAAACAGATAAAATGACGCTCGCCGAGGAAATCGCAAAAGATCCGACACCTTATGAAAAAACAGGTGATAAAGTGACATTCGGAAATCCACATATCGGCTTCGTTGGCGATATGGAAGACCTTCGTCAGCCAGGCTTCGGTGTTTATCATGGACCGATTCAGGATTTAGCAGAGTCGTACTTACCTAATCAAACCGTTAATTTAACTGGCTTGCCTTTTGCATCTATTTTAGAAACAGTGGGTCAAGGTCAACCTGTTTGGGTCATTACAACCATTCACTTTGCGCCCGTTCCACAATCCGACTTCACGACATGGCAAACAGACGCTGGACCAATTACGACGACATACCGTGAGCACTCTGCCGTCATTACCGGCTATAATGACACACATGTGTTTATTAATGATCCAACTGATGGAAGCACCAATAAAGAAATTCCTATGGAGCAATTTAAGCAAGCCTGGGAGCAAATGGGCTCACAGGCAATAACCATTCAGCAATCCTCTCCATCATAG
- a CDS encoding YwdI family protein, which translates to MTISHRQLLLQMQKEIDAALTEQDDGHHQHVRERIAAVRAMADLVLTAEVQDVKATRQVSPQKQHSDDELALMQGATFRQNKQHPSFGEDEEEEANGDSIFDF; encoded by the coding sequence ATGACAATCAGTCACCGTCAGCTGTTGCTGCAAATGCAAAAAGAAATCGATGCTGCCCTTACAGAGCAGGACGATGGACATCATCAGCATGTACGTGAGCGGATTGCAGCCGTTCGGGCGATGGCAGATCTCGTATTAACGGCAGAAGTTCAAGACGTGAAAGCTACTAGACAAGTGTCGCCACAAAAGCAGCATTCTGATGATGAATTAGCTCTTATGCAAGGAGCAACCTTTCGTCAAAACAAACAACATCCGTCATTTGGAGAAGACGAAGAAGAGGAAGCTAATGGAGATAGTATTTTTGATTTCTAA
- a CDS encoding 5-oxoprolinase subunit C family protein, with translation MNTINMFYVHQSGLQTTLQDAGRYGYQSIGLGPGGAMDPFAFKVANLLVGNEPNTLAIEVALAGPTLECLHETIIAITGANLSPTVNGKPAPMWQALQLEKGDVVKFGKPISGARAYIAVNGGLHVNTILGSGAFHSKADIGTLIRTHDTLTGKVGQRHFLWRKALSLSARPKYDQHVVLRVLSGPDEARFTKKSTEAFYHSAFTVKQGDRMGLFLDGVRLFANGDHLLSGGVTWGSVQVPHSGNPILLLQDRQTTGGYPRIATVASMEQSKVAQLLPGHTVEFKKINVREAQRHLRSQHRTMNMLAIRALGHPIT, from the coding sequence ATGAATACGATTAATATGTTTTACGTTCATCAATCAGGCTTGCAAACGACACTTCAAGACGCGGGACGATATGGTTATCAATCCATTGGTTTAGGTCCTGGCGGCGCAATGGACCCTTTTGCATTCAAGGTCGCAAATCTCTTAGTTGGTAATGAGCCAAATACGTTAGCGATCGAGGTCGCGCTTGCTGGTCCTACGCTTGAGTGCCTTCACGAAACCATTATCGCCATCACAGGAGCCAACCTTTCGCCTACGGTCAATGGGAAGCCTGCACCAATGTGGCAAGCATTGCAGCTGGAAAAGGGTGACGTCGTAAAATTTGGAAAGCCGATATCCGGCGCCCGAGCATATATTGCGGTGAACGGAGGGTTGCACGTGAACACTATATTAGGGAGCGGGGCCTTTCATTCAAAGGCTGATATCGGTACGTTGATACGTACGCATGATACGTTGACGGGGAAAGTAGGACAGCGTCACTTCCTATGGCGGAAAGCCCTTTCGCTATCAGCAAGACCTAAGTATGATCAGCATGTCGTTTTACGTGTGCTCTCGGGTCCAGATGAAGCGCGGTTTACGAAAAAAAGCACTGAGGCATTTTACCACAGTGCTTTTACCGTCAAACAAGGTGATCGTATGGGACTCTTCCTTGACGGTGTGCGCCTTTTTGCAAACGGCGATCACCTTCTATCTGGAGGCGTGACCTGGGGGAGCGTCCAAGTTCCTCACTCTGGAAACCCCATCCTGCTCCTACAAGACCGGCAGACAACTGGTGGTTATCCACGAATAGCGACCGTGGCTTCAATGGAACAATCAAAAGTCGCACAGCTTCTGCCAGGTCATACCGTTGAATTTAAAAAGATTAACGTCAGAGAAGCCCAAAGACATTTGCGTTCTCAACATCGAACCATGAATATGCTTGCAATTCGTGCCTTAGGACATCCCATTACGTAA